The following proteins are co-located in the Sphingobacteriaceae bacterium genome:
- a CDS encoding LysR family transcriptional regulator: protein MKLKVKGRVWLETINGTFAGEGRITLLEKIIEHGSINVAAKSMKMSYRQAWEQIDAMNKQYDKPLVLKNSGGAGGGGSIVTNEGKKIITQYKKLTNQFEDFLKNESKLF from the coding sequence ATGAAATTAAAAGTGAAAGGCAGGGTTTGGCTAGAAACTATAAATGGAACTTTTGCGGGTGAAGGAAGAATTACTTTGTTAGAAAAAATAATAGAACACGGTTCAATAAATGTGGCTGCAAAGTCGATGAAAATGAGCTATAGACAAGCTTGGGAACAAATAGATGCCATGAACAAACAATATGACAAGCCCCTGGTGCTGAAAAATTCAGGAGGAGCAGGTGGTGGTGGAAGTATTGTTACCAATGAAGGCAAAAAAATAATTACACAATACAAAAAACTAACTAATCAATTCGAAGATTTTTTAAAAAACGAATCCAAATTATTCTGA
- a CDS encoding molybdopterin molybdotransferase MoeA, giving the protein MRKFSFMISTKEALKLVLKTADLYKPDSVRVNIENAIGQKLSENIIAKCNSPSFTQSAMDGYAFRLKDIRTNKPIKFANLENSAGIYNVKKIQPFTACRIFTGAKLPLNADVVIPQELVQLTNENLLIFDRNKIKYLDNIRLAGSQFKKGDVILKKGDKINAPRVALAASGGHAQLKIYKSPSVSILVTGNELIEPGKKISGDKTYESNSLMLKAILNELNIPVNQIFKSDDVKTDIVQKINLAFNNSNVLLISGGISVGKYDLVSGILKKLRFETIFYKVKQKPGKPLYFGIKGNRFIFGLPGNPAASLTCFYEYVIPFISKLNGNITPTHLTKKARLKNSYEKKKGLTHFLKGKIVNDSAFILPNQESYKLTSFAEANCLIIVPDHITKLKPGDEINYHEI; this is encoded by the coding sequence ATGCGTAAATTTAGCTTTATGATTTCTACTAAAGAGGCTCTTAAATTAGTATTAAAAACTGCTGATTTATATAAACCAGATTCGGTCAGAGTTAATATCGAAAACGCTATTGGTCAAAAACTTAGTGAAAATATTATAGCTAAATGTAACTCTCCTTCTTTTACGCAATCCGCTATGGATGGTTACGCATTTAGATTAAAGGATATTCGTACTAATAAACCAATAAAATTCGCCAATCTTGAAAATAGTGCCGGAATTTACAATGTAAAAAAAATACAGCCCTTTACGGCCTGTAGAATTTTTACAGGCGCTAAATTGCCTCTCAATGCCGACGTTGTTATCCCACAAGAACTAGTTCAACTTACAAATGAAAATTTATTAATTTTTGACCGAAATAAAATAAAATATTTAGATAACATCAGGCTAGCCGGCTCTCAATTTAAAAAAGGTGATGTTATACTTAAGAAAGGTGATAAAATAAATGCTCCACGAGTTGCTCTGGCTGCTTCCGGAGGACATGCACAATTAAAAATATATAAATCGCCTTCTGTTTCAATTCTGGTAACCGGTAACGAATTAATAGAACCCGGGAAAAAAATATCTGGTGATAAAACATATGAGAGTAATTCACTTATGTTGAAAGCCATATTGAATGAATTAAATATACCGGTGAATCAAATTTTTAAAAGCGATGATGTGAAAACAGATATAGTCCAAAAAATAAATTTAGCTTTTAACAATTCTAATGTGTTACTCATAAGCGGTGGCATTTCTGTTGGAAAATACGATTTGGTAAGTGGAATATTGAAAAAACTCCGATTCGAGACTATATTTTATAAAGTAAAACAAAAGCCGGGCAAGCCACTATACTTTGGAATAAAAGGCAATCGCTTTATTTTTGGACTTCCCGGTAATCCGGCAGCTTCACTTACCTGCTTTTATGAATATGTTATTCCTTTTATTAGCAAATTAAATGGAAATATAACTCCGACGCACTTAACAAAAAAGGCCAGATTAAAAAATAGTTATGAGAAAAAAAAGGGCCTAACGCACTTTTTGAAAGGAAAAATAGTGAATGATAGCGCCTTTATTTTACCAAACCAGGAATCTTATAAATTAACTTCATTTGCCGAAGCTAATTGTTTAATTATAGTGCCGGATCACATCACAAAATTAAAACCCGGCGATGAAATAAATTATCATGAAATATAA
- a CDS encoding Crp/Fnr family transcriptional regulator produces the protein MSSNPDKTISCIDCPNCHKGLFSVFENEDLEKLNNEKIVQNYKKGQFIFKEKTVPRGVYCIHSGNVKITKVSEEGKEQIVRLAKPGHFIGYRALLCNDIYQASAIALEDTQVCFYNREFYLGLLRSNPAIAAQTIKVLTRDLKFAEHMMINMAQKHVKGRFAEVLLMLEEFYGVYEKDGTINAIFKREDFGHMVGTTTETSIRVISEFAKEKLIELKGKRIKLLDKARITKLSNRIN, from the coding sequence ATGAGTTCAAATCCAGATAAAACTATTTCCTGCATAGATTGCCCTAATTGCCATAAGGGTTTATTTTCTGTTTTTGAAAATGAAGATTTGGAAAAATTGAACAATGAAAAAATTGTACAAAATTATAAGAAAGGGCAATTTATATTTAAAGAAAAGACAGTTCCAAGAGGAGTGTATTGTATACACAGTGGAAACGTTAAAATCACCAAGGTAAGCGAAGAAGGAAAAGAACAAATTGTGCGATTAGCAAAACCAGGTCATTTTATTGGATATAGAGCCTTACTTTGTAACGACATATATCAAGCATCGGCCATTGCGCTTGAAGATACTCAGGTTTGTTTTTATAATCGTGAGTTTTACTTAGGATTATTACGTTCTAATCCGGCAATTGCTGCACAAACCATTAAAGTGCTGACCAGAGATTTAAAATTTGCCGAACACATGATGATAAACATGGCTCAGAAACACGTTAAAGGTAGGTTTGCCGAAGTATTGTTAATGCTTGAGGAGTTTTATGGCGTTTATGAAAAAGATGGAACAATTAATGCAATTTTTAAGAGAGAAGATTTTGGACACATGGTTGGTACTACAACTGAAACTTCTATTCGTGTGATATCCGAATTTGCGAAAGAAAAATTAATTGAATTAAAAGGTAAAAGAATAAAGCTGCTCGATAAAGCACGAATAACAAAACTTTCGAACCGAATAAATTAA
- a CDS encoding c-type cytochrome, with translation MEYKSIKKVIKMFALVVCTAQLSLSAQNGEATFKQTCGACHTIGKGKVVGPDLLNVHKKRSEEWIIKFVKSSQTLIKNGDADAKAIFDEFNGMIMPDQNLKDDEIKAVIAYIGSQSDAGTTEAPIADATKETAVDTSGWGNLVIKGKAFFEGSSAFKNGGASCLSCHNVNYPDLIAGGVLAKDLTDSYTRLGGDAGINGMLSSPPFPAMTAAFKNNPLTSEEIAAISAFLKDAGEKKQTSVGLNPLLIGGLIGFAILFMLIMVLWNKRKNNTTKKEYHERQIKAIN, from the coding sequence ATGGAATATAAATCAATCAAAAAAGTAATTAAAATGTTTGCTTTGGTTGTTTGTACTGCTCAGCTGTCTTTAAGTGCACAAAATGGTGAGGCAACTTTTAAACAAACCTGCGGAGCATGCCATACAATTGGTAAAGGAAAAGTTGTTGGTCCGGACTTATTAAACGTACACAAAAAAAGGAGCGAAGAGTGGATTATTAAATTCGTGAAAAGTTCACAAACATTAATCAAAAACGGAGATGCAGATGCTAAAGCAATTTTTGACGAGTTTAATGGGATGATAATGCCTGATCAAAATTTGAAGGATGATGAAATTAAAGCGGTAATTGCCTACATTGGATCGCAAAGTGATGCAGGAACTACAGAAGCACCAATTGCCGATGCCACAAAGGAAACAGCAGTTGACACAAGCGGTTGGGGAAACTTAGTGATTAAAGGTAAAGCATTTTTTGAAGGTAGTTCTGCTTTTAAAAACGGTGGCGCTTCTTGTTTGTCTTGTCATAATGTAAACTATCCTGATTTAATTGCAGGCGGGGTATTAGCCAAAGATTTAACCGACAGTTATACGCGTTTGGGTGGGGACGCCGGTATAAACGGAATGCTTTCTTCACCTCCATTTCCGGCCATGACCGCTGCATTTAAAAACAATCCTTTAACATCTGAAGAAATTGCCGCTATCAGCGCATTCTTAAAAGATGCGGGAGAAAAGAAACAAACCTCTGTAGGATTAAATCCACTATTAATTGGAGGCTTAATCGGTTTTGCCATACTGTTTATGCTAATAATGGTGTTGTGGAATAAACGGAAAAATAATACTACTAAAAAAGAATATCACGAAAGACAAATAAAAGCTATTAACTAA